TGACTCCCACCTCTTATGCACTCAAGAGGGACATTGGAATTGTCATGCAGAACGTCGCGGTGTTTAACGAGCTGACCGTTTATGAAAACATTAATTACTTTTGCGGTCTCTACATTAAGGATAAAGAAGAACGCCGAGCTTTGGTCGAGGAGGCAATCCGTTTTGTCGGCCTTGAGGACTTCAAACGCTTTCTGCCAAAAAAACTCAGCGGAGGCTTGCTCAGGCGTTTAAATATTGCCTGCGGTATTGCACATAAGCCAAAGCTCATCATTCTGGATGAACCGACCGTTGCTGTCGACCCCCAGAGCCGAAATGCTATTCTGGAAGGTATCCAAAAGCTCAATGCGGAGGGTGCAACCATCGTCTATACCTCACATTATATGGAAGAAGTCGAGCAGATATGCACCCGCATTGCCATTATGGACAAAGGGAAAACCTTGGCCATGGGCACAAAGGAAGAGTTGAAAGCCATGATTCGATCAGCAGAAACCGTACATGTCGAAATTTTTGATCTTTCTGACGCGCACCTTCGCATCATTGAGGCGCAAGACTCTGTTTCAAAGGTACACTATCAGAACAATTTTCTGGAAATCCATTATTCCGGTGGGAAAAATAATCTGATGCAGCTGCTTAACTATCTGCAAAATAATGGGATCAGCTTTGGCCGTGTCACTTCTGAGGAGCCAACACTCAACGACGTATTCCTCGAAATCACGGGTAAAGAGCTGAGAGATTAGGAGGCCT
The DNA window shown above is from Eubacterium limosum and carries:
- a CDS encoding ABC transporter ATP-binding protein translates to MVINVQNLVKRYGELVAVDHLNLQVREGEIFGLLGPNGSGKSTTINCILSLLKYDKGSIEVFGKPMTPTSYALKRDIGIVMQNVAVFNELTVYENINYFCGLYIKDKEERRALVEEAIRFVGLEDFKRFLPKKLSGGLLRRLNIACGIAHKPKLIILDEPTVAVDPQSRNAILEGIQKLNAEGATIVYTSHYMEEVEQICTRIAIMDKGKTLAMGTKEELKAMIRSAETVHVEIFDLSDAHLRIIEAQDSVSKVHYQNNFLEIHYSGGKNNLMQLLNYLQNNGISFGRVTSEEPTLNDVFLEITGKELRD